The Actinomadura graeca nucleotide sequence ACCAGCGCCTCCGCGGCGACCTCGACCCCGAGACCCTGCGCTCGCGCAACAACCTCGCCAGCGCCTACCAGTCGGCGGGGGATCTGCGCCGGGCGATCCCGCTCTACGAGCGGACCCTCGCCGAGTGGGAACAGGTGCTCGGCAGCGATCATCCCGACACCCTGAACTGCCGCAACAACCTCGCCAACGCCCTCCAGGCGACGGGGGCCCTCGGCCGGGCGATCCAGCTTTATGAGCGGACCCTCGCCGACCGGGAGCGGGTGCTGGGCGATGACCATCCCGACACCCTGCTCTCCCGCAACAATCTCGCTCACGCCTACCAGTCGGCGGGGGACCTCGACCGGTCACTTCCGCTGTACGAGCGGACCCTCGCCGATCGGGAGCGGGTGCTGGGCGGCGACCATCCCGACACCCTGCTCTCCCGCAACAACCTCGCCAGCGCCTACCAGACCGCGGGGGATCTGGATCGCGCGATCACCCTGCATGAGCAGACCTTCGCCGATCGGGAGCGGGTGCTGGGCGGCGACCATCCCGCCACCCTGCAATCCCGCAACAACCTCGCCCACGTCTACCAGTCGGCAGGGAGTCTCGACCTGGCGATCCCCTTGTACGAGCAGACACTCGCCGACCGGGAGCGGGTGCTGGGCAACGATCACCCCGACACCCTGAACTCCCGGAACAACCTCGCTCACGCCTACCAGTCGGCGGGTGATCTCCAACGGGCGATCCCCTTGTACGAGCGGACGCTCGCCGACCGGGAGCGGGTGCTGGGCGACGATCACCCCGACACCCTGATCTCCCGCAACAATTTCGCCTACGTCCGTCAGGCGGCGGGAGATCTCGGCCAGGCGATCCGGCTGTACCGGCAGGCCCTCGCCGACTGCGAGCGGGTGCTGGGCGCCGACCACCCGACGACCAAGGTCGTGCGCGGCAATGTGGAACGGGCCGAGCAGGCCCAGGCCGAGCAGCCGCCCGCCTGATCCCGACGAGACGCCCTCGACGAGCTGATGGCCATCGCCGAAGCCATGTCTGCCCGCGCGCATCTTGGCGCCAAGGGCGACAATGACCTGTCCTAACTGAAGGTGTTCACTCAACCACGCTCCGCACATCATGGGTCGAGGGCCGTCCGGCGGCCTGCCCGCCTGCCTGCAGCATGCCGATCCAAAGGGAGCTCCCATGCAGACCCCCTCCCGTATCGCCTTCGCCGTGGCCGCCATCACCACAGGGGCCCTGATGGGCACGGTCGTCCCCGCCTCGGCGGACGACAGTTGCCCTGCGGGCGCCCTATGCGTCTGGGAACACGCGAACTTCCAGGGGCACAAAGGAGTGTTCTATGAGCCTCAGCCGGACCTGACCCGCCAAGGACTCGATAAGAACATCAGCAGCCTCAAGAACCACGACAACGAAGACTGGTGCCTGTACGCAGGCAAGTACTACGGCGGCGCGGACGGACGCG carries:
- a CDS encoding peptidase inhibitor family I36 protein, whose amino-acid sequence is MQTPSRIAFAVAAITTGALMGTVVPASADDSCPAGALCVWEHANFQGHKGVFYEPQPDLTRQGLDKNISSLKNHDNEDWCLYAGKYYGGADGRALSGRDLPTLGVFDDLTRSLQPCPY